Proteins encoded together in one Pseudoalteromonas xiamenensis window:
- the ybeY gene encoding rRNA maturation RNase YbeY, producing the protein MNLDLDLQIAGEFDNLPTAEQFQMWAEKALVNYCETAEMTIRIATSEESQQLNHEYRGKDKPTNVLSFPFEAPPEIELPLLGDLIICPDVVLKESIEQEKTFHDHFAHMVVHGCLHLLGFDHINDQDALEMEAIEKEVLADLGISDPYRDDVE; encoded by the coding sequence ATTAATCTCGATTTAGATTTACAAATTGCGGGTGAATTCGACAATTTACCCACCGCCGAGCAATTCCAGATGTGGGCAGAGAAAGCGCTCGTCAATTACTGCGAGACTGCTGAAATGACCATCCGCATCGCAACCAGTGAAGAGTCGCAACAACTCAATCACGAGTACCGAGGCAAAGATAAACCAACAAATGTGTTATCTTTTCCATTTGAAGCGCCACCAGAAATAGAATTGCCATTATTAGGTGATTTAATTATTTGTCCCGATGTGGTTTTAAAAGAGTCGATTGAGCAAGAAAAGACCTTTCATGACCATTTTGCCCATATGGTTGTTCATGGTTGCTTGCATTTACTTGGCTTTGACCATATAAATGACCAAGATGCACTCGAGATGGAAGCCATCGAGAAAGAAGTGTTAGCCGATTTAGGGATTTCAGACCCTTATCGTGATGATGTTGAATAA
- the miaB gene encoding tRNA (N6-isopentenyl adenosine(37)-C2)-methylthiotransferase MiaB: protein MGKKLHIKTWGCQMNEYDSQKMADLLDATNGYQLTEEAEDADVILLNTCSIREKAQEKVFHQLGRWKLLKDDKPDLVIGVGGCVASQEGETIRQRAPFVDIVFGPQTLHRLPEMIKQVQNNEGSVVDVSFPEIEKFDRLPEPRAEGPSAFVSIMEGCSKYCTFCVVPYTRGEEVSRPLDDVLLEIAQLAEQGVREVNLLGQNVNAYRGDTHDGEICHFSDLLRYVAAIDGIDRIRYTTSHPVEFTQDIIDAYADIPELVDHLHLPVQSGSDRILNLMKRGHMAIEYKSTIRKLRKIRPNLSMSSDFIIGFPGETQEDFEATMQLINDIGFDMSFSFIYSARPGTPAADLPDDVSEDEKKQRLYILQDRINQMAQDISRKMVGMEQRILVEGPSKKDPMELRGRTENNRVVNFVGPHSVIGQFVDVKITDAFANSLRGELIRTESDMNLRKDVAPSTILNRAPSQPEADELGVTTFTP, encoded by the coding sequence ATGGGTAAAAAACTGCATATTAAGACCTGGGGTTGTCAAATGAACGAGTACGACTCCCAGAAGATGGCTGATCTCCTTGATGCAACCAATGGTTATCAACTTACAGAAGAAGCTGAAGATGCGGATGTTATTCTACTGAATACGTGTTCTATCCGTGAAAAAGCGCAAGAGAAAGTATTCCATCAGCTCGGTCGTTGGAAACTATTAAAAGACGACAAACCTGATCTTGTTATCGGTGTAGGCGGCTGTGTAGCCTCTCAAGAAGGTGAAACCATTCGCCAACGCGCACCGTTTGTTGATATCGTATTTGGTCCACAAACGCTGCACCGACTGCCTGAAATGATCAAGCAAGTGCAGAACAATGAAGGTTCTGTTGTTGACGTATCTTTCCCAGAAATCGAAAAGTTCGACCGTTTACCTGAGCCACGCGCAGAAGGTCCTTCAGCGTTTGTTTCCATTATGGAAGGCTGTTCTAAATACTGCACATTCTGTGTTGTACCCTACACTCGTGGCGAAGAAGTGAGCCGTCCACTTGATGACGTGCTACTTGAAATTGCTCAACTTGCAGAACAAGGTGTGCGTGAAGTTAACTTACTTGGCCAAAACGTAAACGCGTATCGTGGTGACACACATGACGGAGAAATCTGTCATTTCTCAGATTTACTGCGTTATGTTGCGGCGATTGACGGCATCGACCGTATTCGTTACACGACATCACACCCAGTAGAATTCACGCAGGACATTATTGATGCCTATGCCGACATTCCTGAGCTGGTTGATCACTTACACTTACCAGTGCAAAGTGGTTCAGATCGCATTTTGAACCTCATGAAGCGCGGTCACATGGCGATTGAGTACAAGTCAACGATTCGTAAACTTCGCAAGATTCGTCCAAATCTGAGTATGTCATCTGATTTCATCATCGGTTTCCCTGGCGAAACTCAAGAAGATTTCGAAGCGACTATGCAGCTTATTAACGACATTGGCTTTGACATGAGCTTTAGCTTTATTTACTCAGCTCGCCCTGGTACACCTGCTGCGGATTTACCCGATGACGTGTCAGAAGACGAAAAGAAGCAACGTTTATACATATTACAAGACCGTATTAACCAAATGGCTCAAGACATCAGCCGGAAAATGGTTGGTATGGAACAACGTATCCTCGTTGAAGGTCCATCGAAGAAAGATCCGATGGAACTGCGCGGACGTACTGAAAACAATCGCGTCGTAAACTTCGTTGGCCCACACTCTGTTATCGGTCAATTTGTCGATGTGAAGATAACCGACGCATTCGCTAACTCTTTACGTGGCGAATTAATTCGTACAGAATCAGACATGAATTTGCGTAAGGATGTTGCACCTTCAACCATTTTGAACCGTGCACCATCTCAACCAGAGGCTGATGAACTCGGTGTTACTACGTTCACACCGTAG
- a CDS encoding FAD-dependent oxidoreductase: MKNNVVIIGGGMVGAATAVALAKKGAQVIVVEQFPIDPIEAFNDEQIDIRVSAINRFSERLLESLGAMPMLKSSRNAPYTRLTAFESGNNVLSFDHTEVNASYLGHIIENKLIQASLWKQFKGLPITVKHFPTPARKIEQSGSEVTLTYDQEVLRANLLIAADGGRSHVRHLAGIGVTGWQYSQHCMGVLIRLDAPQQTETWQQFKPTGPVALLPMAAPYANLIWYDNGNKLKLLSQLSPEQLKVEIKAHFPTLPGDFTVLNSAIFPLARQHANHYVKGRVVLVGDAAHTINPLAGQGVNLGFKDVAALADAVSLDDVGECGALKTYERMRRKDNLLMMSTMDACYFGFSNDIEPLRIAREFILKMANNAGPFKAKVLEHAMGY, translated from the coding sequence ATGAAAAACAACGTGGTCATTATTGGTGGAGGCATGGTTGGAGCTGCTACGGCAGTTGCACTTGCAAAGAAAGGCGCGCAGGTCATTGTGGTTGAGCAATTTCCTATTGACCCCATTGAAGCTTTCAATGATGAACAGATTGATATTCGAGTCTCTGCAATCAACCGTTTTTCTGAGCGTTTACTTGAATCTTTGGGCGCAATGCCCATGCTGAAGTCCTCACGCAATGCACCTTATACGCGCCTAACTGCGTTCGAGTCTGGCAATAACGTACTAAGCTTTGATCACACAGAAGTGAATGCGAGTTACCTAGGCCACATTATTGAGAACAAACTCATCCAAGCTAGTCTTTGGAAACAGTTTAAAGGGCTACCTATCACCGTAAAGCACTTTCCTACGCCTGCTCGTAAAATAGAACAAAGTGGGTCGGAAGTCACATTGACATACGACCAAGAAGTACTAAGAGCGAATTTGCTGATTGCCGCAGATGGAGGACGCTCGCATGTCCGTCATCTTGCTGGGATTGGTGTTACTGGCTGGCAGTATTCCCAACATTGCATGGGGGTGTTGATTCGACTGGATGCACCGCAGCAAACTGAAACGTGGCAACAATTTAAACCGACAGGGCCGGTTGCACTCCTTCCGATGGCAGCACCTTACGCAAATTTAATTTGGTATGACAATGGCAATAAATTGAAACTACTTAGCCAGCTTTCCCCTGAGCAACTTAAAGTGGAAATTAAAGCGCATTTTCCTACCTTGCCTGGTGATTTTACCGTGCTTAACTCAGCGATATTTCCCCTTGCTCGTCAACATGCAAACCACTATGTGAAAGGTCGAGTTGTGCTAGTCGGTGATGCCGCTCATACGATTAATCCTTTAGCGGGGCAGGGGGTTAATTTGGGCTTTAAAGACGTTGCTGCGTTAGCGGATGCTGTTAGCCTTGATGATGTGGGTGAGTGTGGTGCATTAAAGACATACGAGCGTATGCGACGTAAAGACAATTTACTGATGATGTCGACAATGGATGCGTGTTATTTCGGTTTTTCAAATGATATAGAGCCTCTGCGTATCGCACGTGAGTTTATATTAAAAATGGCAAATAACGCGGGTCCATTTAAAGCCAAAGTATTAGAGCATGCAATGGGCTACTAA